A window of Conger conger chromosome 13, fConCon1.1, whole genome shotgun sequence contains these coding sequences:
- the LOC133108663 gene encoding nicotinamide N-methyltransferase-like has product MSGKKKVPRIDYNQHFDSRAYLKFFEVEPSMHGCLPFILRHLNNTFSSGNLKGKKLIDLGSGPTVHIIISASKYFEEIVASDLTSGSRREIEKWLKKEEDCFNWRPFIEFVCEMEGRSRSPEEVEQRLRQIVQVLKCDVTLENPFHPLPMEPADCITCSLCLEGACEDEEEYDRAIGSIAALLKPGSSLVLTDTLNQSYAVMGPQRFDCLVLTQSLVEETLKGHGFSIKEFDTQPATELEKNYTDGDSFFYLVAQKTE; this is encoded by the exons ATGAGTGGTAAAAAGAAGGTACCACGTATAGATTACAATCAACATTTTGACAGCAGGGCATACTTAAAGTTCTTTGAAGTCGAGCCGAGTATGCATGGATGCTTGCCTTTCATACTACGCCAcctgaataatacattttcatcag GAAACCTCAAGGGCAAAAAGCTGATTGACCTGGGGAGTGGACCTACAGTCCATATCATAATAAGTGCAAGCAAATACTTTGAAGAAATAGTGGCGTCCGATTTGACTAGCGGGAGTCGCAGAGAGATCGAGAAGTGGCTTAAAAAGGAGGAAGACTGTTTTAACTGGCGTCCCTTCATCGAGTTCGTCTGTGAAATGGAAGGCAGAAG CAGGTCACCAGAAGAGGTGGAACAGAGGCTTAGGCAGATTGTGCAGGTGTTGAAATGCGACGTTACACTGGAGAACCCTTTCCACCCTCTGCCGATGGAACCGGCAGACTGCATAACGTGTAGTCTTTGTCTTGAGGGAGCCTGCGAGGATGAGGAAGAATACGACCGTGCTATCGGAAGTATAGCCGCACTCCTCAAACCTGGCAGTTCGCTGGTGCTCACTGATACTCTAAATCAGTCATACGCCGTAATGGGGCCGCAGAGATTCGATTGTCTGGTTCTTACCCAGAGCCTGGTTGAGGAAACGTTAAAGGGCCATGGCTTCTCCATTAAGGAGTTCGACACCCAGCCTGCAACAGAATTAGAAAAAAACTACACTGATGGTGACTCCTTTTTTTATCTGGTTGCTCAGAAAACAGAGTAG
- the LOC133108717 gene encoding nicotinamide N-methyltransferase-like isoform X2, translating into MSVKKKVPRIDYNQHFDSRAYLKFFEVEPSMHGFLPFVLRHLNNTFSSGNLKGKKLIDLGSGPTIHIIISASKYFEEIVASDLTSGSRREIEKWLKKEEDCFNWRPFIEFVCEMEGRSRSPEEVEQRLRQIVQVLKCDVTLENPFHPLPMEPADCITCSLCLEEACEDEEEYDRAIGSIAALLKPGGSLVLTDILNQSCGVMGEQTFGCLALTQSQVEETLKGHGFSIKEFDTQPATEFEKKYIDGDPFFYLVAQKTE; encoded by the exons ATGAGTGTTAAAAAGAAGGTACCACGTATAGATTACAATCAACATTTTGACAGCAGGGCATACTTAAAGTTCTTTGAAGTCGAGCCGAGTATGCATGGATTCTTGCCTTTCGTACTACGCCACCtgaacaatacattttcatcag GAAACCTCAAGGGCAAAAAGCTGATTGACCTGGGGAGTGGACCTACAATCCATATCATAATAAGTGCAAGCAAATACTTTGAAGAAATAGTGGCGTCCGACTTGACCAGCGGGAGTCGCAGAGAGATCGAGAAGTGGCTTAAAAAGGAGGAAGACTGTTTTAACTGGCGTCCCTTCATCGAGTTCGTCTGTGAAATGGAAGGCAGAAG CAGGTCACCAGAAGAGGTGGAACAGAGGCTTAGGCAGATTGTGCAGGTGTTGAAATGCGATGTTACATTGGAGAACCCTTTCCACCCTCTGCCGATGGAACCGGCAGACTGCATAACGTGTAGTCTTTGTCTTGAGGAAGCCTGCGAGGATGAGGAAGAATACGACCGCGCTATCGGAAGTATAGCCGCACTCCTCAAACCTGGCGGTTCGCTGGTGCTCACTGATATTCTAAATCAGTCATGCGGCGTAATGGGGGAGCAGACATTCGGTTGTCTggctcttacccagagccagGTTGAGGAAACGTTAAAGGGCCATGGCTTCTCCATTAAGGAGTTCGACACCCAGCCTGCAACAGAATTTGAAAAAAAGTACATTGATGGTGACCCCTTTTTTTATCTGGTTGCTCAGAAAACAGAGTAG
- the LOC133108717 gene encoding nicotinamide N-methyltransferase-like isoform X1, with the protein MSVKKKVPRIDYNQHFDSRAYLKFFEVEPSMHGFLPFVLRHLNNTFSSGNLKGKKLIDLGSGPTIHIIISASKYFEEIVASDLTSGSRREIEKWLKKEEDCFNWRPFIEFVCEMEGRSSRSPEEVEQRLRQIVQVLKCDVTLENPFHPLPMEPADCITCSLCLEEACEDEEEYDRAIGSIAALLKPGGSLVLTDILNQSCGVMGEQTFGCLALTQSQVEETLKGHGFSIKEFDTQPATEFEKKYIDGDPFFYLVAQKTE; encoded by the exons ATGAGTGTTAAAAAGAAGGTACCACGTATAGATTACAATCAACATTTTGACAGCAGGGCATACTTAAAGTTCTTTGAAGTCGAGCCGAGTATGCATGGATTCTTGCCTTTCGTACTACGCCACCtgaacaatacattttcatcag GAAACCTCAAGGGCAAAAAGCTGATTGACCTGGGGAGTGGACCTACAATCCATATCATAATAAGTGCAAGCAAATACTTTGAAGAAATAGTGGCGTCCGACTTGACCAGCGGGAGTCGCAGAGAGATCGAGAAGTGGCTTAAAAAGGAGGAAGACTGTTTTAACTGGCGTCCCTTCATCGAGTTCGTCTGTGAAATGGAAGGCAGAAG CAGCAGGTCACCAGAAGAGGTGGAACAGAGGCTTAGGCAGATTGTGCAGGTGTTGAAATGCGATGTTACATTGGAGAACCCTTTCCACCCTCTGCCGATGGAACCGGCAGACTGCATAACGTGTAGTCTTTGTCTTGAGGAAGCCTGCGAGGATGAGGAAGAATACGACCGCGCTATCGGAAGTATAGCCGCACTCCTCAAACCTGGCGGTTCGCTGGTGCTCACTGATATTCTAAATCAGTCATGCGGCGTAATGGGGGAGCAGACATTCGGTTGTCTggctcttacccagagccagGTTGAGGAAACGTTAAAGGGCCATGGCTTCTCCATTAAGGAGTTCGACACCCAGCCTGCAACAGAATTTGAAAAAAAGTACATTGATGGTGACCCCTTTTTTTATCTGGTTGCTCAGAAAACAGAGTAG